GGCCTGGTGCAGGCCCCGCGCGCAGGCTGTCCGATTTCTTCAAGACGCCGGCCGATCCACGCGCCTAATGATGGCGGTGTGGCCACTTGAGACCACGACCGAAGCCGGTTGAGCAGGTCCGCCTTTCGCGCTGACCGGTCGTAGGCCTCGACCTCGACACCGTCAGACGCGAGCTCCTTAGAATGATCATCGACGCCTGGATGCAGCACCCGAACGCCGCATGGATCGGGAATCCGAGGTTCGATCGTTGCGGCGCTGAAGACCAGCAAGACGGGCGGACGAGCGCATCGCCAGCCTCCACCTCGGCGTCGACGCCCGTTCGTCATTCCCCGACCGACGACGCGCGTCGCCAGTTCAAGGTGGCCTGATCTTCCGCAACCCGAGACCCCGAACCGAAGGATGACCGATGCCCTGGATCATTGAACGCAAGCACCCCCACGTAGCCGTGGTGACGATGAACACCAACAAGGTCAACGCGCAGAATCCGGCCTTCTTCGCCGAGCTCCACGCGGCGTTCGATCGTCTGGAATCCGAGTTCGCCGATTGCGCCGTCGTGCTGACCGGATCGGGCGCGGTGTTCACGGCGGGCCTCGACTTCGATCATCATTTTCCGATGTTCGCACGCCGGTCGATCAAGGAGATCGATGCCTGGTTTGACGCATACCGCGCGACGAACCTGCGCCTCTTCACGTATCCGAGGCCCACCGTGGCGGCGATCAACGGCCACGCCTACGCCGGCGGGTTCATCACCGCGATCGATTGCGATCACCGGATCGCCAGCGAAGGCCCGCTGCAGTTTGCGTTGAACGAGGTGCCAATTGGAATTCCGATGCCGGCCGTCTACTGCGAGATCATCAAGCATGCCATCGGTCCGCGATCGGCGTTCGAGATGACGCTGTTCGGTCAAATCTACGATCTCGCCGCCGCCAAGCGTCTCGGCGTCGTCCAGCAGACGGTCGCGCCGGAAAAGCTGCTGGAGACAGCCGTCGCCTGGGCGGCGCTGGTGCCGCCAGATTGCCATGCGGCGTACGCCTTCTCGAAGCGTGCGCTTCAGGCGACCACGATGGCCGCCATCGATGCCGCGGCCCGCCTCGACAAGGACCTGCTGTCGCGTGGCATGTCGGATCTCGGAAGCATCCGCGCCCACACGCGACGCTACAAGGAATTGAAGGGCAAGGACGTGACCTGGCCCTTGCCCGCCTAGGCGCCATCCGAAGGAGGACGTGAAGTAGAGGCCATCGAAAAGAACGAAAAACAGGAGGGACTGATGCACCGCGGCCAGGCAACCGACGGTTCGTCGATCACACCGAGCTACGTCAGCGGAGGGTCGATGACGCCCCTCCTGGGCATGACGATCGGCGACTGCTTCGATGCCACGGTCCGCGCCCACCCCGATCGCCTCGCTTTGGTGGTGCGGTCTCAAGGCGTCCGATGGACGTACCGCGAGCTTGCCGCGGTCGTCGATCGCTTCGCGAGCGGCCTGGCTTCGCTCGGTCTCGTCGCGAACGAACGCGTTGGCA
The sequence above is drawn from the Bradyrhizobium amphicarpaeae genome and encodes:
- a CDS encoding enoyl-CoA hydratase/isomerase family protein; this translates as MPWIIERKHPHVAVVTMNTNKVNAQNPAFFAELHAAFDRLESEFADCAVVLTGSGAVFTAGLDFDHHFPMFARRSIKEIDAWFDAYRATNLRLFTYPRPTVAAINGHAYAGGFITAIDCDHRIASEGPLQFALNEVPIGIPMPAVYCEIIKHAIGPRSAFEMTLFGQIYDLAAAKRLGVVQQTVAPEKLLETAVAWAALVPPDCHAAYAFSKRALQATTMAAIDAAARLDKDLLSRGMSDLGSIRAHTRRYKELKGKDVTWPLPA